The following proteins are encoded in a genomic region of Mycolicibacterium confluentis:
- a CDS encoding very short patch repair endonuclease translates to MSTGESWASSHIARETMRANRSRDTGPEKALRSALHASGLRFRVAARPIPGLRRTADIVFRPLRIAVYVDGCFWHGCPEHYTAPRANSEFWRNKVEGNRARDRNTDELMDAAGWTVVRVWEHEDPLLAAERVAALVRERRAAEEARRHSPRTARQ, encoded by the coding sequence ATGAGCACGGGCGAGTCGTGGGCCTCGTCGCACATCGCGCGCGAGACCATGCGCGCCAACCGCAGCCGTGACACCGGCCCGGAGAAGGCGCTGCGCTCGGCGCTGCACGCCAGCGGTCTGCGCTTCCGGGTGGCGGCTCGGCCGATCCCGGGTCTGCGCCGGACCGCCGACATCGTCTTCCGGCCACTGCGCATCGCGGTCTACGTCGACGGCTGCTTCTGGCACGGCTGCCCCGAGCACTACACCGCCCCCCGGGCAAACTCCGAGTTCTGGCGCAACAAGGTCGAGGGGAACCGGGCGCGGGACCGAAACACCGATGAGCTCATGGACGCCGCGGGCTGGACCGTGGTGCGGGTGTGGGAGCACGAAGACCCGCTCCTGGCCGCTGAGCGCGTTGCGGCGCTCGTGCGGGAGCGACGGGCAGCGGAGGAGGCTCGCAGGCATTCGCCGCGCACGGCGCGACAATAA
- a CDS encoding alpha/beta fold hydrolase produces MAIRTHHRFATVDGQRLFYREAGDPTSPTLLLLHGYPTSSFMFRDLIPQLAGRYHVVAPDHLGFGQSDAPSAREFAYTFDALTDLTEGLINHLGITDYAIYVQDYGAPIGWRLALRHPKAITAIVTQNGNGYEAGFLEDFWKTVWEFHREETPETEAAIRGALDLESIKWQYLTGAPDESLVNPDTWTLDAAALGRPGNDEVQLALFRDYATNPPLYPALHEYLRESGVPVLAVWGRHDPIFGPDGARAFADDAKDAEVHLLDGGHFLLETAADEVAGLIDDFLARRLAA; encoded by the coding sequence ATGGCCATCCGCACTCACCACCGCTTCGCCACCGTCGACGGCCAGCGGCTCTTCTACCGCGAGGCCGGGGATCCGACCTCGCCCACGCTGCTGCTCCTGCACGGCTACCCCACCAGCTCGTTCATGTTCCGGGACCTGATCCCCCAGCTGGCTGGCCGCTACCACGTCGTCGCCCCCGACCATCTGGGCTTCGGGCAGTCCGATGCGCCGTCGGCGCGAGAGTTCGCCTATACCTTCGACGCACTCACCGATCTCACCGAGGGGCTGATCAACCACCTCGGCATCACCGACTACGCGATCTACGTGCAGGATTACGGCGCCCCGATCGGCTGGCGTCTGGCGCTGCGGCATCCAAAGGCCATCACGGCGATCGTCACCCAGAACGGCAACGGTTACGAGGCCGGCTTTCTCGAGGACTTCTGGAAGACGGTGTGGGAGTTCCACCGCGAGGAGACGCCGGAGACCGAGGCGGCGATCCGCGGCGCACTGGATCTGGAGTCCATCAAATGGCAGTACCTCACCGGTGCTCCCGACGAGAGCCTGGTCAACCCCGACACCTGGACACTCGACGCCGCGGCACTCGGACGCCCCGGCAACGACGAGGTCCAGCTCGCGTTGTTCCGCGATTACGCGACCAACCCGCCGCTCTACCCGGCTCTACACGAATACCTGCGCGAGAGTGGCGTCCCAGTGCTCGCGGTGTGGGGCCGACACGATCCCATCTTCGGTCCCGACGGTGCTCGCGCATTCGCCGACGACGCGAAGGACGCCGAAGTGCATCTGCTCGACGGCGGGCATTTCCTACTGGAGACCGCGGCCGACGAGGTGGCCGGATTGATCGATGACTTCCTGGCCCGCAGGCTCGCCGCATAG